In Streptomyces paludis, the genomic stretch GCTGGCACCGGAGCGAGCAGTGGCCGCGAAGACACGCCCTGGACGCCCGCTACCACGCCCTCGCCCTCAACGAGCTGGACCGTACCGTCGCGTATCTCGCCGAGCGGTTCCACGAACTCCCCACCACCGACCAGTGGCTCTACGAGCTGTACGCGATCACCGCCGCGCCGATGCGCGTCCCGGTGGCACCCAGCGGACCGGGGCTGCGCGGCCCCACGCCCTCCGACCGCGTACGGCAGCTGGCCGAGCGGCTGGCGCCCGCCTCCCTCGACGAACACTGGTCGCTGACCATGCTGGTCACGGCGTTGTGGCTGGCCGCCGATCCCCGTAACCGGGTCGCGCACTCCGCCCCCGAACTCAACTCCACCATCGCGGCGATGTTCCACCGGCTGGCCGCGCTGCCCCACAGCGGTGCGGCGGGTCTCCTCCGGGAGGCCGAGCGGTACGAGCCCCGGCCATGACCGGAGCGGACGCCCGAAGCGGACGCCCGATACCCCCCAGCAGGCGAGAGGAAGCAGCAGCGCCATGACCACGTCGCTCGCGGACGATCTGCCCGACGCCAATCCGCCCGTTCCGCGCTGGCGCTTCGCCGCCCTCGGAGCCGTCGTCCTTCTCCTCCTCGGCGGCGGTGCCTTCTGGCTCTTCCGGCCCGAATCCACCGACTGCGCCGAGGGGGTGCGGCGGGTCGAGGCCGGCAATGCCACGCGCTGTGTCGGACTGACCGACGGCTCCTACCCGTTCACCAAGGACCTGCGCACCGTCTTCCGGCTGGTCGAGAAGGAGAACCGGCAGGTCACCGAGGAGGCCGCGCAGCCCGGCGGCACACCGTACGTCAGTGTCGTCTATCTGATGGGCATGAGCCCCCGCCCCGGCGACAGCAAGAACACCGAGTCCGTACGGCATGAGCTGGAGGGCGCGTACACCGCCCAGTACGAGGCGAACCACCGCCGCGCACAGGGCCGTACGCCCCGAATCAGGCTGCTGCTCGGCGACACCGGGAGCCGGCCCGAGCAGCGCGCGTACACCCTGGAGCAGATCAGGGCGCGGCTGGACCGGGACCGGATCGTCGCGGTCGCCGGGGCCGGCACCAGCCTCGGCGGCACCCGCGAGATGGTCGCGCGGCTGAACAGCTGGGACATCGCGTCCTTCGGCTCCGTCCTCACCTCCGACGTGCTGGAGAAGTCCGCCGGTCTGGTACGGGTCGCCCCACCCAACGCGGACCAGGCGGCGGCCGCCGTGCGCTACCTGTCGCGGGAGGAGTACGCCGGGTCGAAGGTGCTCATCGTCAAGGACTCGAACAACGACGACCTCTATACGAAGACGCTCGCGGAGAAGTTCGGCGCCGGCTTCCCCGAGCCGCGGCTGGCGGCGCCGGAACCCATGCAGTACGACTCCTCGAAGACCCAGCTCGCGACGTACTTCAGCAACCAGATGCCCAATCTCTGTCTGGAGCGGCCCGATGTCGTCTACTTCGCGGGCCGGGGACGCGATCTGCCGGACTTCCTGGCGCCGCTCTCCGAGCGCCAGTGCAGCGGCTCGCCGCTGATGGTGCTCTCCGGGGACGACACCTCGCAGGTGTTGCAGGCGGACGGCTTCAACGAGGTCAAGCAGTCGCTGCGGAAGGGGAACATCCGGCTCGTCTTCACCGGTCTCGCCCATCCCGGGGCGTGGGACCTCGCCCCGCGGTTCTTCGACCCCAACGCGATAGGGCCGTTCCTCCCCGACGGCACCTTCAGGACCACCTTCCGCGACGACAAGCTCGACGACGGCCAGGCGATCATGGGGCACGACGCGGTCCGTACCGCCGTCAAGGCGATCAGGAAGGCCGTCCCGCTGGAGAACTCGGACCAGCGGATCGAGCGCAAGGACGTCATGCAGAATCTGTCCCTTCTGTACGACGCCAACGCCGTGGCCGGGGCGAGCGGGTGGATCTCCCTGAAGAACAACGGCAGTCCCCGGGACAAGGCCATCCCCCTCATCGAAATAGACGGCACGGGCAGCACGAAGACGATCGCTGTCGTCTCGGGCGGTGACGCAGGTACTCCGTACCTGCCGAAGTCCGCCGGGCCCGGTTGAGCGGACCGGGCTGAGCGGACCGGGCTGAGCGGACCGGGGCCGGTCTGATCTTCGTAACGGGTGAAGGGCGTGGTGAGGGAGGCATTCGCGGCTGTCAGTGGCACTGCGTAGCCTCTTGGTCATGCGGGAACCAGCGGCGGACAGCGACAGCTCGTGGCAGCGGCTGACCGCGTACACGTATCTGAGCGCTCCGGAGCGGCTGGAGTACGTGGCGGTCATGCGGGTGTTCTGCGCCACCCTGCTCGCGGACCTGGCCGTCCCGGACGTGCTGGCGAAGCTCCCGGGAGGCGCGCTCAC encodes the following:
- a CDS encoding ABC transporter substrate-binding protein; translated protein: MTTSLADDLPDANPPVPRWRFAALGAVVLLLLGGGAFWLFRPESTDCAEGVRRVEAGNATRCVGLTDGSYPFTKDLRTVFRLVEKENRQVTEEAAQPGGTPYVSVVYLMGMSPRPGDSKNTESVRHELEGAYTAQYEANHRRAQGRTPRIRLLLGDTGSRPEQRAYTLEQIRARLDRDRIVAVAGAGTSLGGTREMVARLNSWDIASFGSVLTSDVLEKSAGLVRVAPPNADQAAAAVRYLSREEYAGSKVLIVKDSNNDDLYTKTLAEKFGAGFPEPRLAAPEPMQYDSSKTQLATYFSNQMPNLCLERPDVVYFAGRGRDLPDFLAPLSERQCSGSPLMVLSGDDTSQVLQADGFNEVKQSLRKGNIRLVFTGLAHPGAWDLAPRFFDPNAIGPFLPDGTFRTTFRDDKLDDGQAIMGHDAVRTAVKAIRKAVPLENSDQRIERKDVMQNLSLLYDANAVAGASGWISLKNNGSPRDKAIPLIEIDGTGSTKTIAVVSGGDAGTPYLPKSAGPG